A genome region from Lactobacillus sp. ESL0791 includes the following:
- a CDS encoding GNAT family N-acetyltransferase: MTLHRNIHLQAIYDKTEFVGLDFLVEGKTEVYLGYLAIVPDKRGQGYGSRVLKVLEQNYSAKQLVLDIEPVTRKAENYKQRSSRLHFYQHNGFHRTKKDLVDDGGEYAILTTANKFNPAVFKHLLKWMSFGLYRFKIE; this comes from the coding sequence ATGACTTTGCATAGAAACATCCATCTTCAGGCAATTTACGATAAAACGGAGTTTGTCGGGTTAGATTTTTTAGTGGAAGGCAAAACCGAAGTTTATCTAGGTTATCTGGCAATTGTGCCGGATAAACGCGGTCAAGGCTACGGCAGTCGGGTATTAAAAGTGCTTGAGCAAAATTATTCTGCTAAACAGCTTGTGTTGGATATTGAGCCGGTGACGCGCAAAGCCGAGAATTACAAGCAGCGCAGCAGCCGCCTGCACTTTTACCAGCATAATGGCTTTCACCGAACTAAGAAAGATCTTGTTGATGACGGTGGTGAGTATGCGATTTTAACAACAGCCAATAAGTTCAATCCTGCGGTCTTTAAGCATCTGCTAAAATGGATGAGTTTTGGCTTGTATCGCTTCAAGATTGAATAA
- a CDS encoding DASS family sodium-coupled anion symporter has translation MKTLEKLNYKGFVWPLIIGIGLYCLTPWRPAGLTPQAWEMFAVFVATIVGCITKPLPIGGTTLLGLVAMVLLGLSPIDDVVNLKTGVITKGILSAFSNSAAWLIAMAFIMAYGITKTGLGNRIAYWMIERFGKKSLGIGYALTGLELILGALIPSNSARTGGVVWPLTESISESYDSKPNTPSRKKIGSYLDIVAFHANILSTALFLTGAAANVVAQQMAAQKGYQITWVSWFVAAVVPVFLAAVIVPWVLYKIYPPEIKETPNAKQWAKDNLSKMGAISVPEKIMATVFTLAIVLWVLSGIFKVAQLDATFVAFLAVALLLLTGVLTVQDVFSQSGAWNILVWLSILVFMAGKLISFGFISWFSKTIQAGLHGISWGIVLTILVLVMFYTHYFFASGTAHVTALYLPFLSVAVATGAPLGLAAMLLAFTTVINNSSTHYANPSASILATTGYVTQGEWWKNNFILGLIYLFIFGVIGTLWMKVIGVW, from the coding sequence ATGAAGACTTTAGAAAAATTAAACTACAAGGGTTTTGTTTGGCCCTTGATTATTGGAATTGGGTTGTACTGTTTAACCCCTTGGCGGCCAGCGGGGCTTACACCGCAGGCGTGGGAAATGTTTGCCGTTTTTGTTGCAACTATTGTTGGCTGTATTACTAAACCGCTGCCGATCGGCGGTACGACATTGTTGGGTTTGGTTGCCATGGTTCTGCTGGGGTTGTCACCAATAGATGATGTTGTTAATCTTAAGACAGGAGTAATTACTAAGGGAATTCTGAGTGCTTTTAGTAATTCTGCTGCTTGGTTGATTGCGATGGCTTTTATTATGGCTTACGGAATTACCAAAACCGGTTTAGGAAACCGGATTGCGTATTGGATGATTGAACGTTTCGGGAAAAAATCTTTAGGGATTGGTTATGCACTTACGGGCCTAGAATTAATTTTGGGTGCTTTGATTCCTTCAAATAGTGCGCGTACGGGCGGCGTGGTTTGGCCTTTAACCGAATCAATTTCAGAAAGTTATGATTCCAAACCTAATACACCTTCGCGGAAAAAGATCGGTTCTTACCTTGATATAGTGGCCTTTCACGCTAATATTTTATCAACGGCCCTATTTCTGACGGGTGCAGCAGCAAATGTGGTTGCACAGCAAATGGCTGCACAAAAGGGTTATCAAATAACTTGGGTTAGCTGGTTTGTCGCCGCCGTAGTGCCGGTATTTCTTGCAGCCGTTATCGTACCGTGGGTTTTGTACAAGATTTATCCACCAGAAATTAAAGAAACACCAAATGCAAAACAGTGGGCCAAGGACAATTTGAGTAAAATGGGTGCAATTAGTGTTCCAGAGAAGATCATGGCTACAGTGTTTACACTCGCAATTGTGTTATGGGTTCTGTCTGGTATTTTTAAGGTAGCGCAATTAGATGCAACATTCGTAGCGTTTTTAGCTGTTGCATTGTTACTCTTGACTGGAGTTTTAACGGTTCAGGATGTCTTTAGCCAGAGTGGGGCCTGGAACATTTTGGTTTGGCTCTCCATTCTAGTGTTTATGGCCGGTAAGTTAATTTCTTTCGGTTTTATTAGCTGGTTTTCAAAAACAATTCAGGCAGGCTTACACGGCATCAGCTGGGGTATTGTTTTAACAATTCTTGTCCTGGTAATGTTTTATACTCATTACTTCTTTGCCAGCGGGACAGCCCATGTTACCGCGCTGTATCTGCCATTTTTATCTGTTGCGGTTGCAACTGGGGCACCACTTGGCTTAGCGGCAATGCTGCTTGCATTTACAACGGTAATTAATAATTCTTCAACTCATTATGCTAATCCTTCGGCATCAATTTTAGCGACGACAGGATATGTAACACAGGGCGAATGGTGGAAGAATAACTTTATTTTGGGTCTGATTTACCTGTTTATTTTCGGGGTAATCGGGACTCTCTGGATGAAAGTTATTGGTGTATGGTAA